TGCGTCATCGTGGTTGATCCCCTTCAGTTCGGAGGTGAGGGAGTGCCGGCATGCGGGCGCGGCCGCCCGGTCTGTAGCCGTGGTGGACGGTGATGGGCAGGAGGCGGAGATCCCGGGGGTAGCGGGAGCCTTGTGGTGCAGCGGGCGGTCTCCGCCGCTGCCCTGTGACCCGTGGCCCGACATCCACCACCTTTGCACCATTTTGCCCACTTCTGATGAAATTGTCAGATACGACTGCTTCATCGTCAAGGCCACCGAAACTGATCGTTCAATCAAATGTGGCCATGCAGTGCGACGGGGGGAGGCGAGGCGGCCTCTGTCGCCGCTGCAATCACTGACCCCTGGGCGGCGAAGTTGGGGCCCGGCGAGGTTCAGGCTGGACAATTCGCAGCGGCAGCGTGATGATGAATTCATCAGAACTGGTGACCTTGTGTGCGGTGTATGCCGATGTCAGCCTCACCCAGGAATCGATTCGAACGCCGTCGGGCCGAGACCCGGCAGGCACTCGTCCGCGCCGCGCGGCAGCTCCTGGCCGATTCGGGCGATACGAGCGCCAGCATCCGGACCATCGCGGAGCTCGCCGACGTGGGCTTCGGCTCGTTCTACAACCACTTCACGTCCAAGCCGGACCTGTTCGACGCAGCCGTGGCCGATGCACTGGAGGAGTTCGCCCGGGCCGTCGACAAACATCTGTACGGCGTCGACGACCCCGCCGAGCGCCTCGCCGCCGCTATGCGGCTCAGCGCACGCATGGCCAGCTCACACCCGGAGATCATGCGGATTCTCTGCCACAGCGAGCTCGGCCGCATATGCGCCGGCTGCGGACTGGCTCCGCGCGCGAGACACGACGTGGAGCAGGGCATGACTTCTGGCCGCTTCACCGTGGTCGACCCGATGATCGCCTTGACCGTGCTGAACGGCAGCCTGCTGGCGCTCCTGCAGCTCTGGTCCCATCAGCCCGAGGCCGACAGGGACCATGCAGCCGCAAAGATGGCCGAGACGCTCCTGCACATGCTTGGCGTCTCCGCGGACGAGGCCCGTGACCTCGCCCGGCGGCCCCTTCCCGCTGCGGCGTGAAGACGATGTGCTGTCTGCCGACGACGCGGCTTCACAGTTGGATGGACAGGGGGCGGGGGCCGCAGAGCATGGCGTTCTGGCGGTAGGGGGCGGGTCCTCGACCAGGCGGGCGCTGCCGAGGTGGGGAAGCAGCGCGCTGAGCACGAAGCATGCCTCGATCCGGGCCAGGTGTCCGCCGTAGCAGAGGTGGATACC
Above is a genomic segment from Streptomyces fodineus containing:
- a CDS encoding TetR/AcrR family transcriptional regulator, translated to MPMSASPRNRFERRRAETRQALVRAARQLLADSGDTSASIRTIAELADVGFGSFYNHFTSKPDLFDAAVADALEEFARAVDKHLYGVDDPAERLAAAMRLSARMASSHPEIMRILCHSELGRICAGCGLAPRARHDVEQGMTSGRFTVVDPMIALTVLNGSLLALLQLWSHQPEADRDHAAAKMAETLLHMLGVSADEARDLARRPLPAAA